The window AGCAGCTCGAAGCGCCGCTTGATTGCCTCCAATGGCTCCATCGCCCGATAGTCTAGCTCGCGCCGCCCCTGCCGCCCGTCACACTGCCATCACAATGCGACACTTATTTCTCGGCGATTCCTAAGGGGAGAGCGGTCAGGTGGAAAACGCTCTCTACGGCCGTGGTATCCTCGCCGCCGGGCGGTGAGGATGCACCGATGGGGATGCACCAGCAGGCAATGGAGCCGGCACGTGTGGCTGCGTACGAGCATGGCCGGACGGATAGCCAGGGGCGGGCCGACGGCCAGGGGCGGGCGTTGACGCCGTGCGACTGATCGCCGATGCGACCCAGGCCCGCGTCTATCTGCGGCAGGATCGGCCGCTCTGGGCCTGGCCGTTGTGCACGCTCGGGCCGCGCGAGTGGCCGTACGTGCGGCTCTGGGTGCAGGGCTGCGAGCCACCGCTCCGAGACCGGCCGGCCGACGAGCGGCCCGGCTCGCCGCTGGGCGGCGGGGCGGCCGGGCTCTGGACGCTCGATCATCCGGCCTGGGGCGGCGGCCTGCAGGCGTTCGGCGAGACGGCGGCGCTCGAACGGATGCTGCAATCGGCGGTGCTGCCGGGGCGGGCATTTGTGCGGACGCTGCCGACAGCAGTCGAGCTGGTGACCGCGCGTTTCGCGTTCGAGTGGCTCGACGCCATCGTGCGGATGCAGGTCACTCCGGACACCCTGTGCGTGCCGCCGGAAGCCGATCTCGTCGAGTCGCTGACCCTGGACGACGCCGGCGCGCTGGTGGCGCTCTACGCGCACTGGCCCGAGAGTCGGT is drawn from Chloroflexota bacterium and contains these coding sequences:
- a CDS encoding GNAT family N-acetyltransferase; translation: MRLIADATQARVYLRQDRPLWAWPLCTLGPREWPYVRLWVQGCEPPLRDRPADERPGSPLGGGAAGLWTLDHPAWGGGLQAFGETAALERMLQSAVLPGRAFVRTLPTAVELVTARFAFEWLDAIVRMQVTPDTLCVPPEADLVESLTLDDAGALVALYAHWPESRFLPSRLRQGYQYVGVRDGSRLVAVAEHTLAAPDDGLAVVQGVLVEPAWRGRGLAGAVTAALTARLFAQGFAVVVLDVRESNVAAQAAYRRIGYREHVTLLAGPATAR